The following coding sequences lie in one Girardinichthys multiradiatus isolate DD_20200921_A chromosome 13, DD_fGirMul_XY1, whole genome shotgun sequence genomic window:
- the LOC124879316 gene encoding gastrula zinc finger protein XlCGF57.1-like, producing MSPVQPQRETIDEQLTPAEETFTEFKGIIVKTEEELDGQRRLLDFSRIPLIILHRIDFSQYYVCKEEGVPTELSNQEGNSTLNQEGSEPLQIKQEQEELEHQQFKEEDEELCISQDKEQLVPKQETDDILVIPSNVQITHNEKEPNWNQIIFQASPEVDNQDQDPGENRDEEQKQNDRCQKTKQQKGSADSMTQNMHRKTHPDQSIYSCTICDKIFFTNCHLTRHMRSHTGEMHFTCTKCGKGYTERSSLTYHMRTHTGEKPFLCVTCKKRFTRRSSLTSHVRGHTDEKPFSCVTCKTSFRRRSDLTCHMRTHTGEKPFSCVTCKKTFRNRSVLTCHMRTHTGEKPFSCVTCKKSFRNSSHLARHMRTHTGERPFRCVICEKRFRDKIVLTIHMRIHTGELPFSCTICEKRFTSQSSLTSHMRSHTGKKPFSCITCEKRFSSRGNLTCHMRTHTGETPFSCTICEKRFTRRSSLTSHERTHTGEKPFSCTICEKRFTYRGGLIYHMRNHTGESSFRCVICEKSFSGKSVLTIHMRVHTGEKPFSCTICEKRFTRRSSLTTHMRIHTGEKPFSCITCGKGFSKKNLLTIHIRIHTGEQPFPCTTCEKRFTSRGNLTRHEKSHR from the exons ATGTCTCCAGTTCAGCCCCAGAGAGAGACGATCGACGAGCAGTTAactcctgctgaagaaacattCACTGAGTTTAAAGGAATCATCGTCAAGACCGAGGAAGAGCTCGATGGTCAGCGCAGACTGCTGGATTTCAGCCGGATTCCCCTGATCATTTTACACAGAATAG ATTTCTCTCAATATTATGTATGTAAAGAGGAGGGGGTTCCCACTGAGCTCAGCAACCAGGAGGGGAACTCCACTTTAAATCAAGAGGGATCAGAACCCCTGCAGATCAAACAGGAGCAAGAGGAACTGGAACATCAACAGTtcaaagaggaagatgaggaacTCTGCATCAGTCAGGATAAAGAGCAGCTTGTGCCAAAACAGGAGACTGATGACATTTTGGTGATTCCTTCTAATGTGCAAATAACCCACAATGAAAAAGAACCAAACTGGAACCAAATCATCTTTCAGGCCTCTCCTGAAGTTGACAACCAAGATCAAGACCCTGGAGAAAACAGAGATGAagagcagaaacaaaatgataGATGCCAGAAAACCAAACAGCAGAAAGGATCTGCTGACAGTATGACACAAAATATGCACAGGAAAACTCACCCAGACCAAAGTATATATTCCTGTACAATTTGTGACAAAATCTTTTTTACAAACTGTCACTTGACTAGACACATGAGATCTCACACAGGTGAAATGCATTTCACATGTACGAAGTGTGGAAAAGGTTACACTGAAAGAAGTAGTTTAACTTATCAtatgagaacccacacaggtgagaagcctttcttGTGTGTGACATGTAAAAAAAGGTTTACTCGTCGAAGCAGTTTAACTAGTCATGTGAGAGGTCACACAGAcgagaagcctttctcatgtgTGACGTGTAAAACAAGTTTCAGGAGAAGGTCTGATTTAACATgtcacatgagaactcacacaggtgagaagcctttctcatgtgTGACATGTAAAAAAACTTTCAGGAACCGATCTGTTTTAACATgtcacatgagaactcacacaggtgagaagcctttctcatgtgTGACCTGTAAAAAATCCTTCAGAAACAGTTCTCATTTGGCCCgtcacatgagaactcacacaggtgaaAGGCCGTTTAGGTGTGTTATTTGTGAAAAACGTTTCAGAGATAAAATCGTTTTAACTattcacatgagaattcacacggGTGAGCTGCCTTTCTCATGTACAATCTGTGAAAAAAGGTTCACCAGTCAAAGCAGTTTAACTAGTCACATGAGAAGTCACACAGGTaagaagcctttctcatgtattaCTTGTGAAAAAAGGTTCTCCAGTAGAGGCAATTTAACTTgtcacatgagaactcacacaggtgagacgcctttctcatgtacaatctgtgaaaaaaggtttactCGTCGAAGCAGTTTAACTAGTCACGagagaactcacacaggtgagaagcctttctcatgtacgATCTGTGAAAAACGGTTCACGTATAGGGGGGGTTTAATTTATCACATGAGAAATCACACAGGTGAAAGTTCTTTTAGGTgtgttatttgtgaaaaaagtttCAGTGGTAAAAGCGTTTTAACTATTCACATGAGAGtccacacaggtgagaagcctttctcatgtacaatctgtgaaaaaaggtttactCGTCGAAGCAGTTTAACTActcacatgagaattcacacaggtgagaagcctttctcttgtataacttgtggaaaaggtttcagtaagaaaaaccttttaactaTTCACATCAGAATTCACACAGGCGAGCAGCCTTTCCCATGTACGACCTGTGAAAAAAGGTTCACCAGTAGAGGCAATTTGACTCGTCATGAGAAGTCACACAGGTGA
- the LOC124879315 gene encoding gastrula zinc finger protein XlCGF57.1-like, with the protein MSPVQPQRETIDEQLTPAEETFTEFKGIIVKTEEELDGQRRLLDFSRIPLIILHRIDFSQYYVCKEEGVPTELSNQEGNPTLNQEGSEPLQIKQEQEELEHQQFKEEDEELCISQDKEQLVPKQETDDILVIPSNVQITHNEKEPNWNQIIFQASPEVDNQDQDPGENRDEEQKQNDKCQKTKQQKGSADSMTQNMHRKTHPDQSIYSCTSCDKIFSTNCHLTRHMRSHPGEKRFTCTKCGKGYTERSSLTYHMRTHTGEKPFSCVTCKKRFRNGSCLKSHMRTHTGEKLFSCVTCKKRFRNSSDLTCHMRTHTGEKPFSCTTCEKTFRNSSNLGRHMRTHTGEQPFSCTTCEKRFTYRGGLIYHMRTHTGERPFMCVTCEKRFSDKSVLTIHMRIHTGNQPFSCTICEKRFNSRSGLTSHMRSHTGEKPFSCITCGKGFSKKNLLTIHIRSHTGEQPFPCTTCGKRFTSRGNLTCHMRIHTVEKPFSCTACEKRFNSRGNLTRHMRIHTGEQPFSCTTCEKRFNSQSGLTSHMRSHTGEKPFSCITCEKCFSKKGLLTIHMRIHTGEQPFSCTTCKKRFTSKGSLTSHMRIHTGEKPFSCKICGKKFTYRGSLVFHMKSHTAQMP; encoded by the exons ATGTCTCCAGTTCAGCCCCAGAGAGAGACGATCGACGAGCAGTTAactcctgctgaagaaacattCACTGAGTTTAAAGGAATCATCGTCAAGACCGAGGAAGAGCTCGATGGTCAGCGCAGACTGCTGGATTTCAGCCGGATTCCCCTGATCATTTTACACAGAATAG ATTTCTCTCAATATTATGTATGTAAAGAGGAGGGGGTTCCCACTGAGCTCAGCAACCAGGAGGGGAACCCCACTTTAAATCAAGAGGGATCAGAACCCCTGCAGATCAAACAGGAGCAAGAGGAACTGGAACATCAACAGTtcaaagaggaagatgaggaacTCTGCATCAGTCAGGATAAAGAGCAGCTTGTGCCAAAACAGGAGACTGATGACATTTTGGTGATTCCTTCTAATGTGCAAATAACCCACAATGAAAAAGAACCAAACTGGAACCAAATCATCTTTCAGGCCTCTCCTGAAGTTGACAACCAAGATCAAGACCCTGGAGAAAACAGAGATGAagagcagaaacaaaatgataaaTGCCAGAAAACCAAACAGCAGAAAGGATCTGCTGACAGTATGACACAAAATATGCACAGGAAAACTCACCCAGACCAAAGTATATATTCCTGTACAAGTTGTGACAAAATCTTTTCTACAAACTGTCACTTGACTAGACACATGAGATCTCATCCAGGTGAAAAGCGTTTCACATGTACGAAGTGTGGAAAAGGTTACACTGAAAGAAGTAGTTTAACTTATcacatgagaacccacacaggtgagaagcctttctcatgtgTGACATGTAAAAAACGTTTCAGAAACGGATCTtgtttaaaaagtcacatgagaactcacacaggtgagaagcttTTCTCATGTGTGACATGTAAAAAACGTTTCCGAAACAGCTCGGATTTAACGTgtcacatgagaactcacacaggcgagaagcctttctcatgtacaACCTGTGAAAAAACCTTCAGAAACAGTTCTAACTTGGGACGTcacatgagaacccacacaggcgAGCAGCCTTTCTCATGTACGACCTGTGAAAAACGGTTCACATATAGGGGGGGGTTAATTTatcacatgagaactcacacaggtgaaAGGCCATTCATGTGTGTTACTTGTGAAAAACGTTTCAGTGATAAAAGCGTTTTAACTattcacatgagaattcacacggGCAATCAGCCTTTCTCATGTACGAtctgtgaaaaaaggtttaatagtCGAAGCGGTTTAACTAGTCACATGAGAagtcacacaggtgagaagcctttctcttgtataacttgtggaaaaggtttcagtaagaaaaaccttttaactaTTCACATCAGAAGTCACACAGGCGAGCAGCCTTTCCCATGTACGACCTGTGGAAAAAGGTTCACTAGTAGAGGCAATTTAACTTgtcacatgagaattcacacagttgagaagcctttctcatgtacaGCCTGTGAAAAAAGGTTCAACAGTAGAGGCAATTTGACTCgtcacatgagaattcacacaggcgagcagcctttctcatgtacgacctgtgaaaaaaggtttaatagtCAAAGCGGTTTAACTAGTCACATGAGAAGTCACACAGGCGAGAAGCCTTTTTCATGCATAActtgtgaaaaatgtttcagtaagaAAGGCCTTTTGACTattcacatgagaattcacacaggtgaGCAGCCTTTCTCATGTACAACCTGTAAAAAAAGGTTCACCAGTAAAGGCAGTTTAACTAgtcacatgagaattcacacaggtgagaaaccTTTCTCATGTAAGATCTGTGGAAAAAAGTTCACCTATAGAGGCAGTTTAGTTTTTCACATGAAAAGTCACACAGCTCAGATGCCGTAA